CAATTCCTTTAGGTCCATGGAATTTATGCGCACTAAAACTTAGAAAATCCACATTGGCTTTTTGCACATCAACAGGGATTTTACCAATAGCCTGCACCGCATCAGTGTGGAACAAAATGCCTCTTTTTTTACAAATTTCACCAATTTCCTGAATGGGGAAAATGATTCCCGTTTCATTATTTGCCCACATAACGCTAACTAACGCTGTTTTATCCGTAATGGCTTCTTCTACTTGCTTAGCTTTTAGTGTCCCATTCTCACCAATGGAGAGATAAGTAACTTCCACTCCAAGAGTTTCTAAAAATCTACAGGTTGCCAAAACCGCTGGATGCTCTACATCTGTAGTGATAATATGATTCTTTTCGCCAAAGCGTAAGACATCAAAATACACACCTTTTAGCACCCAGTTATTTGATTCTGTAGCACAAGAAGTGATGATAATATCATCTTCATCTCTTGCATTAATGCCCTCATAGAGATGATTGAAAGCTTCTCGAATGGCTTTGTGCGTTTCTGTTCCAAAAATATGCAAGGAATTGGGATTACCATATTTTTCACAAAAATATGGATCCATTAATTCCTTAGCTTTAGGGTCTAACATTGTTGTTGCATTATTGTCCAAATAAACCCTTTTGCTAGACTGATTCATTCTATTATCCTTTCAAAT
This portion of the Helicobacter canadensis MIT 98-5491 genome encodes:
- a CDS encoding NifS family cysteine desulfurase, producing MNQSSKRVYLDNNATTMLDPKAKELMDPYFCEKYGNPNSLHIFGTETHKAIREAFNHLYEGINARDEDDIIITSCATESNNWVLKGVYFDVLRFGEKNHIITTDVEHPAVLATCRFLETLGVEVTYLSIGENGTLKAKQVEEAITDKTALVSVMWANNETGIIFPIQEIGEICKKRGILFHTDAVQAIGKIPVDVQKANVDFLSFSAHKFHGPKGIGGLYIKKGVKLTPLFHGGEHMGGRRSGTLNVPYIVAMGEAMRQACLYLDFERNNVRRLRDKLEDALLEIPDVFVVGDRALRVPNTILVSIRGVEGEAMLWDLNKNGIACSTGSACASEDLEANPVMSAIGADKELAHTAVRISLSRFTTQEEIDYAITIFKKSIERLRAISSSY